The nucleotide sequence AGTTCCGCCGCCCGACGGACCGCGCTCACGCGGTCGCGCACGTCGAGTTTGCGGTAGACGTTCTCCAGGTAGTCCTTCACCGTGTCCGGGCTGATGCCGAGCTCGGCCGCGATGGCCTTGTTGCTCAGGCCGCGCGCCATGGCGGCCAGCGCCTCCGCCTCGCGCGGCGTGAGGTCGGGCAGGGCCACCTCCGGCAGCCAGTCGCGCTCCGGGTCGGCGAGGATGTGACGCAGCATGCGCGCAAGCTCGCGGGGCGCCGTCTCCTTCGAGAGGTAGGCGCGTGCGCCTGCCGCCCGGGCGGCCCTGATGACGGCGGGTTCGTCGAAGGTGGTGAGCATGACCACCAGCGGCGCGCCCTCGGCGGCGCTCAGCTGCCTGCACGCCTCGATGCCGTCCATCTCCGGCATGCGGACGTCGAGCAGCACCACGTCGACCGCCGCCTGCCTGACGCGCTCCACCGCCTGGCGGCCGTTCTCCGCCTCCGCCACGACGGCGAACCCCTCCGCCTTCAGCGCCAGGGCGAGGCCCATCCTGAAGAGCGGGTGATCGT is from Trueperaceae bacterium and encodes:
- a CDS encoding response regulator transcription factor, which encodes MSEATIRGGEGGGTGPRVVIADDHPLFRMGLALALKAEGFAVVAEAENGRQAVERVRQAAVDVVLLDVRMPEMDGIEACRQLSAAEGAPLVVMLTTFDEPAVIRAARAAGARAYLSKETAPRELARMLRHILADPERDWLPEVALPDLTPREAEALAAMARGLSNKAIAAELGISPDTVKDYLENVYRKLDVRDRVSAVRRAAELGLVRH